The Bacteroidota bacterium genome segment TGTTGGGTTTTACTACGCCAATTGAATGTGCGGATTCAATCACCGAGATATCGGAAATAATTCCTGCCTTGGCAATTACCGTTTCGGCTCTTTTTTGCAGCAGGTATAAATACATTTTATCATATACCTCCGCTTTCCGGTCAATGTTCATCATTTGGCGCTGATTGCTCGGCACCATTTTCAATTTGCTTTCATAAAATAAAATTTCATCGGCAACAGTATTTATTTTTTCATTCACTGCTTTTTCCAGATTAACCAGATATTTTAAAATATCGCTGCGAAGCAATTCTACTTTATATTCTAATTCCTTAACAACAGTACTTTTTTCGGTAGTCGTAAACATGGAACTATTAATCTGCACCTGATAATCGTATAAATCGCCAATGGCTTTTGTAAGATAGGCGTCATTGTTTTCCACATAAACCGAAGGAGGAAGCAATTCTTTGTTCATGTTCGAAGTGATATAATCTTTGAGATAGGTAACGGATTTCAATTGCATTTCATATTTTCTTTTCTGTACTTCAAAATCGGTCAGGTTCTGGTAATACATATCTTCCTCTTTACTGAGGTCGAGAATATTTTTTTGTTCCTTAAACTGAACCAGAATGTTTTCAATTGAATCCAAAATAGTAACCACTTCGTCTAATTGCCTGTCAATATAGGTAATGGTGTTTTCATTTATTTTGATTTGTGATTTAAGCGAATTGTCAATATATACTTTACAGAGTGTGTCCAAAAAAGCAACAGCATGCTCGGAACTGATATCTTCCATGGAAACTTCAAGAATGGCGGAGTACTCGAGATTTTCAACAGAGATAGCCGATTTATATTTATACATTAAGTTCTGCCGGTCATGAACTATAAATTGGTAAGTAATTTCTTTCAGCGAAGCAAGCGTTGATTTTGTTATTCCGGAAGATTTATTGATGGTGAAATAAAAATTATTATTGATAATCGGCTCTCCGAATTTCCGAACGAGCGTAGTTTCGCTGCCGTTTTCTTCATACGATAGTTCAAATGATTTTTCATCTTTGATTTTAAACGTGAAGGGCAGTTCATAATAGTTTGGCGAATACACCTGCGCTTCCACAAAAAAAGGATTGCCTGAAAAAACTTCTTTGGTTTGAATTCTTCCGACTATAAAATAAGAAACATCCAGTTTCAACTTTGCAATTACTTTCGAAAGCAAATCAATGGAAGTGAGCACGCGCTGCTGGTTTGCAATTTTTTCATAGCCGGTTCCGGTAATTCCCAAACCCTTGTAAAGTCCTTCCTGGTAAGAATAAGTTTCGTTATTTTCCAAAAGCACCTGCGCTTTCGAAGCATAAATTTTAGGGAGTTTATAGGAATAAAGATATGCTCCAATAATTGACAAAATAAAAAATACAAGAATGATATACCAATTTTCAGAAAGCAGGCGCCAAACCCTTTTCAGGTCTTTGATATCTATAATACTTGTATTTTTAACTTCTGCCACTATGAATTATAAGTGCGACAAATGTACAATAAATATAAGATGATTTTTTTCTCAACAACTATTATCGCTTAGAATTATGAGGGGAACGTTGTTGGAATTAATTTATTTTTCTCTGAAATTATTTACAAAAGGCAAACTGATTTTTGCACTTATATTCCTATTGCTTTTTATAGTTGGAATGATATGGGCGTACAGAGCCGATGCAAAAGTCAACCGGATGTATTATCAGAATGTCTGGAAAATTCTTGTAAGCATGATTCTGATTCTCGGAGCAATTTTTCTTCTCGTAAAACTTCTTCATTAAAAATTTTATTCTCCTTTGAAAACCGGCTTGCGTTTTTCCAGGAATGCTTTCACGCCTTCCTTGTAATCATACGAATTGCCTGCCTCCTGCTGAAGTTGTTCTTCCATTTGCAACTGGGTTTCCAAATCATTGAAGAGTCCGTTATTAAATAATCTTTTTGTTAAGCCCAAACCTTTTGTAGGCATGGCAGAAAGTTTTTGAGCAATGGCAAATGTTTCTTCCTGCAATTTTTCATCCGGAAAAACTTTCCAGATTAATCCGAACTCCATTGCCTGCTGCGCTTTTATTTTTTCAGCAAGCATCGCCAGTGCGGTGGCGCGCTGCAATCCCGCAAGGCGCGGAAGAAAAAAAGTTCCGGCACTGTCAGGTATCAAGCCAATGTTTGCAAACGATTGTACAAACGAAGCGCT includes the following:
- a CDS encoding polysaccharide biosynthesis tyrosine autokinase → MAEVKNTSIIDIKDLKRVWRLLSENWYIILVFFILSIIGAYLYSYKLPKIYASKAQVLLENNETYSYQEGLYKGLGITGTGYEKIANQQRVLTSIDLLSKVIAKLKLDVSYFIVGRIQTKEVFSGNPFFVEAQVYSPNYYELPFTFKIKDEKSFELSYEENGSETTLVRKFGEPIINNNFYFTINKSSGITKSTLASLKEITYQFIVHDRQNLMYKYKSAISVENLEYSAILEVSMEDISSEHAVAFLDTLCKVYIDNSLKSQIKINENTITYIDRQLDEVVTILDSIENILVQFKEQKNILDLSKEEDMYYQNLTDFEVQKRKYEMQLKSVTYLKDYITSNMNKELLPPSVYVENNDAYLTKAIGDLYDYQVQINSSMFTTTEKSTVVKELEYKVELLRSDILKYLVNLEKAVNEKINTVADEILFYESKLKMVPSNQRQMMNIDRKAEVYDKMYLYLLQKRAETVIAKAGIISDISVIESAHSIGVVKPNMNKIYYSFMSAAIIIALLIAFIRTTFFGKIKTVDELRELTQLPIVGEVFHSKEAKDSYLIVDSNPRSFVTEAFRSVRTNLDYLAPEAKNKIILITSNRPSAGKTFCSINLGTILAKGGKKVLLMEMDLHKPKIHSALQLTPGGGISSVLIGKATVAETILKTQIENMDVILSGPAPPNASELIVSGNFPSIIEYGRKNYDYIIMDSPPLGIISDALVLMKYSDINLFILNTDRGSMDALNFAHKVVANNKIERFAFLLNNVKQKFSRYYYKNYRYAYGGAGYVDVE
- a CDS encoding enoyl-CoA hydratase/isomerase family protein gives rise to the protein MSDEFIKFSIEGAVGKIILNRPETLNSFNRAMAKQMQSTLDACASDKNIRTVYITGEGRAFSAGQDLQEAISPDVKISDIVRETYNPIIQKIRNIEKPVVCAVNGVAAGAGANIAFACDITCAAESASFVQSFANIGLIPDSAGTFFLPRLAGLQRATALAMLAEKIKAQQAMEFGLIWKVFPDEKLQEETFAIAQKLSAMPTKGLGLTKRLFNNGLFNDLETQLQMEEQLQQEAGNSYDYKEGVKAFLEKRKPVFKGE